In Cervus elaphus chromosome 5, mCerEla1.1, whole genome shotgun sequence, the following proteins share a genomic window:
- the NOTUM gene encoding palmitoleoyl-protein carboxylesterase NOTUM isoform X1, translating into MGRGVRVLLLLGLLHWAGGGEGRKTWRRRGQQPPPPPPPPRAEAAPAAGQPVESFPLDFTAVEGNMDSFMAQVKSLAQSLYPCSAQQLNEDLRLHLLLNTSVTCNDGSPAGYYLKESKGSRRWLLFLEGGWYCFNRENCDSRYDTMRRLMSSKDWPRTRTGTGILSSQPEENPHWWNANMVFIPYCSSDVWSGASSKSEKNEYAFMGTLIIREVVRELLGKGLSGAKVLLLAGSSAGGTGVLLNVDRVAEQLEELGYPAIQVRGLADSGWFLDNKQYRRTDCIDTITCAPTEAIRRGIRYWNGVVPERCRRQFKEGEEWNCFFGYKVYPTLRCPVFVVQWLFDEAQLTVDNVHLTGQPVQEGQWLYIQNLGRELRNTLKDVPASFAPACLSHEIIIRSHWTDVQVKGTSLPRALHCWDRSLHDSHKASKAPLKGCPIHLVDSCPWPHCNPSCPTIRDQFTGQEMNVAQFLMHMGFDVQTVAQQQGLEPSKLLGMLSSGS; encoded by the exons ATGGGCCGAGGGGTGCGCGTGCTTCTGCTGCTGGGCCTTCTGCACTGGGCCGGGGGCGGCGAGGGCAGGAAGACCTGGCGGCGCCGCGGCCAGCAGccacccccgccgccgcccccgccgcgggCCGAGGCGGCCCCGGCAGCCGGGCAACCGGTGGAGAGCTTCCCTCTGGACTTCACGGCCGTGGAGGGCAACATGGACAGCTTCATGGCACAGGTCAAGAGCCTGGCTCAGTCCCTGTACCCCTGCTCGGCGCAGCAGCTCAACGAAGACCTGCGCCTGCACCTCCTGCTCAACACGTCGGTGACCTGCAACGACGGCAGCCCGGCCGG CTACTACCTGAAGGAATCCAAGGGCAGTCGGCGTTGGCTACTCTTTCTGGAAG GAGGCTGGTACTGCTTCAACCGGGAGAACTGCGACTCCCGATATGACACCATGCGGCGCCTCATGAGCTCCAAGGACTGGCCCCGCACTCGCACAG GCACGGGGATCCTGTCCTCCCAGCCAGAGGAGAACCCCCACTGGTGGAACGCCAACATGGT CTTCATCCCCTACTGCTCCAGCGATGTGTGGAGTGGGGCTTCATCCAAGTCTGAGAAGA ACGAGTACGCCTTCATGGGCACCCTCATCATCCGGGAGGTTGTGCGAGAGCTCCTGGGCAAAGGGCTGAGTGGGGCCAAGGTGCTGCTGCTGGCAGGGAGCAG CGCGGGGGGCACAGGGGTGCTGCTGAACGTGGACCGTGTGGCCGAGCAGCTGGAGGAGCTGGGCTATCCAGCCATCCAGGTGCGGGGCCTGGCTGACTCCGGCTGGTTCCTGGATAACAAGCAGTACCGCCGCACAGACTGCATCGACACCATCACCTGCGCACCCACGGAAGCCATCCGCCGGGGCATCAG GTACTGGAATGGGGTGGTCCCGGAGCGCTGTCGGCGCCAGTTCAAGGAGGGCGAGGAATGGAACTGCTTCTTTGGCTACAAAGTCTACCCAACTCTGCGCT GCCCGGTGTTCGTGGTACAGTGGCTGTTTGACGAGGCCCAGCTGACTGTGGACAATGTGCACCTCACGGGGCAGCCGGTGCAGGAGGGCCAATGGCTGTACATCCAGAACCTGGGCCGTGAGCTGCGGAACACACTCAAGGACGTGCC GGCCAGCTTTGCCCCCGCCTGCCTCTCCCACGAGATCATCATCCGAAG CCACTGGACAGACGTCCAGGTGAAGGGGACCTCGCTGCCCCGGGCGCTGCACTGCTGGGACCGAAGCCTCCACGACAGCCACAAGGCCAGCAAAGCCCCCCTGAAGGGCTGCCCCATCCACCTGGTGGACAGCTGCCCCTGGCCCCACTGCAACCCCTCATGCCCCACCATCCGGGACCAATTCACGGGGCAGGAGATGAATGTGGCCCAGTTCCTGATGCACATGGGCTTCGACGTGCAGACGGTGGCACAGCAGCAGGGCCTGGAGCCCAGTAAACTGCTGGGGATGCTGAGCAGCGGGAGCTAg
- the MYADML2 gene encoding myeloid-associated differentiation marker-like protein 2 — MGSTMEPPGGGYLHLGAVTSPVGTARVLQLVFGCTTFSLVAHRGGFSGVQGTFCVSAWGFCFALSVLVVACEFTRLHGCLRLSWGNFTAAFAMLATLLSATAAVIYPLYFTRLECPPEPEGCTARNFRLAASVFAGLLFLAYATEVALTRARPGQVASYMATVSGLLKIVQAFVACIIFGALVHDSHYGRYVATQWCVAVYSLCFLATVVVVVLSVLGHTGGLGCPFDRVVVVYTFLAVLLYLSAAVIWPVFCFDPKYGEPGRPPDCPKGSCPWDSQLVVATFTYVNLLLYVADLAYSQRIRFVPTF, encoded by the coding sequence ATGGGCAGCACCATGGAGCCCCCCGGGGGCGGCTACCTGCACCTGGGTGCCGTGACGTCTCCCGTGGGCACGGCCCGAGTGCTGCAGCTGGTCTTCGGCTGCACCACCTTCAGCCTGGTGGCCCACCGGGGCGGCTTCTCGGGCGTCCAGGGCACCTTCTGCGTGTCAGCCTGGGGCTTCTGCTTCGCGCTCTCTGTCCTGGTGGTGGCCTGCGAGTTCACCCGGCTACACGGCTGTCTGCGCCTGTCCTGGGGAAACTTCACGGCGGCCTTCGCCATGCTCGCCACGCTGCTGTCCGCTACGGCGGCGGTCATCTACCCACTATACTTCACCCGGCTGGAGTGTCCGCCTGAACCCGAGGGCTGCACGGCCAGGAACTTCCGCCTGGCAGCCAGCGTCTTCGCCGGGCTCCTCTTCCTGGCCTACGCTACGGAGGTGGCCCTGACCCGGGCCCGGCCAGGCCAGGTGGCCAGCTACATGGCCACAGTGTCAGGCCTCCTCAAGATCGTCCAGGCCTTTGTGGCCTGCATCATATTCGGGGCGCTGGTCCATGATAGCCACTATGGGCGCTACGTGGCCACCCAGTGGTGTGTGGCTGTCTACAGCCTTTGCTTCCTGGccacggtggtggtggtggtcctGAGTGTGCTGGGTCACACGGGGGGCCTGGGCTGCCCCTTCGACCGTGTGGTGGTGGTGTACACCTTCCTGGCCGTGCTCCTCTACCTCAGCGCTGCAGTGATCTGGCCCGTCTTCTGCTTCGACCCCAAGTACGGTGAGCCTGGGCGGCCCCCCGACTGCCCAAAGGGCAGCTGCCCCTGGGACAGCCAGCTGGTGGTGGCCACCTTCACTTACGTCAACCTGCTCCTCTACGTCGCTGACCTGGCCTACTCCCAGAGGATCCGCTTCGTGCCCACCTTCTAG
- the PYCR1 gene encoding pyrroline-5-carboxylate reductase 1, mitochondrial isoform X2, whose protein sequence is MSVGFIGAGQLAFALAKGFTAAGVVAAHKIMASSPDMDLATVSALRKMGVNLTPHNKETVQHSDVLFLAVKPHIIPFILDEISADIEARHIVVSCAAGVTISSIEKLTAFQPAPKVIRCMTNTPVVVREGATVYATGTHAQVEDGRLLEQLMSSVGFCTEVEEDLIDAVTGLSGSGPAYAFTALDALADGGVKMGLPRRLAVRLGAQALLGAAKMLLDSEQHPGQLKDNVCSPGGATIHALHVLESGGFRSLLINAVEASCTRTRELQSMADQEKVSPAAIKKTILDKVKLDSPPGASLAPSGHSKLLPRSMAPAGKKD, encoded by the exons ATGAGCGTGGGCTTCATCGGGGCTGGCCAGTTGGCCTTTGCCCTGGCCAAGGGCTTCACAGCAGCAG GTGTTGTGGCTGCCCACAAGATAATGGCCAGTTCCCCAGACATGGACCTGGCCACTGTTTCTGCCCTCAGG AAGATGGGGGTGAACCTCACGCCCCACAACAAGGAGACCGTGCAGCACAGTGACGTACTCTTCCTGGCCGTGAAGCCACACATCATCCCCTTCATCCTGGATGAGATTTCTGCTGACATTGAGGCTCGGCACATCGTGGTGTCCTGCGCAGCCGGCGTCACCATCAGCTCCATCGAGAAG CTGACGGCATTCCAGCCAGCTCCCAAAGTCATCCGCTGCATGACCAACACGCCGGTCGTGGTGCGGGAAGGGGCCACGGTGTATGCAACAGGCACCCACGCTCAGGTGGAGGACGGCAGGCTCCTGGAGCAGCTCATGAGCAGCGTGGGCTTCTGCACGGAGGTGGAGGAGGACCTGATTGATGCTGTCACAGGGCTCAGCGGCAGTGGCCCAGCCTAT GCATTCACAGCCCTGGACGCATTGGCTGATGGAGGTGTGAAGATGGGACTTCCAAGACGCCTGGCAGTCCGCCTTGGGGCCCAGGCTCTGCTG GGGGCTGCCAAGATGCTACTGGACTCTGAACAGCACCCAGGCCAACTCAAGGACAACGTCTGCTCACCAGGCGGGGCCACCATCCATGCCTTACATGTGCTGGAGAGCGGGGGCTTTCGCTCTCTGCTCATCAATGCCGTGGAGGCCTCCTGCACCCGCACACG agagctgcagtccatggccgACCAGGAGAAGGTCTCACCAGCTGCCATCAAGAAAACCATCCTGGACAAGGTGAAACTGGACTCCCCTCCCGGTGCCTCGCTGGCCCCTTCTGGCCACTCCAAGCTGCTGCCCCGCAGTATGGCCCCAGCAGGCAAGAAGGACTGA
- the NOTUM gene encoding palmitoleoyl-protein carboxylesterase NOTUM isoform X2, translating into MGRGVRVLLLLGLLHWAGGGEGRKTWRRRGQQPPPPPPPPRAEAAPAAGQPVESFPLDFTAVEGNMDSFMAQVKSLAQSLYPCSAQQLNEDLRLHLLLNTSVTCNDGSPAGYYLKESKGSRRWLLFLEGGWYCFNRENCDSRYDTMRRLMSSKDWPRTRTGTGILSSQPEENPHWWNANMVAGGTGVLLNVDRVAEQLEELGYPAIQVRGLADSGWFLDNKQYRRTDCIDTITCAPTEAIRRGIRYWNGVVPERCRRQFKEGEEWNCFFGYKVYPTLRCPVFVVQWLFDEAQLTVDNVHLTGQPVQEGQWLYIQNLGRELRNTLKDVPASFAPACLSHEIIIRSHWTDVQVKGTSLPRALHCWDRSLHDSHKASKAPLKGCPIHLVDSCPWPHCNPSCPTIRDQFTGQEMNVAQFLMHMGFDVQTVAQQQGLEPSKLLGMLSSGS; encoded by the exons ATGGGCCGAGGGGTGCGCGTGCTTCTGCTGCTGGGCCTTCTGCACTGGGCCGGGGGCGGCGAGGGCAGGAAGACCTGGCGGCGCCGCGGCCAGCAGccacccccgccgccgcccccgccgcgggCCGAGGCGGCCCCGGCAGCCGGGCAACCGGTGGAGAGCTTCCCTCTGGACTTCACGGCCGTGGAGGGCAACATGGACAGCTTCATGGCACAGGTCAAGAGCCTGGCTCAGTCCCTGTACCCCTGCTCGGCGCAGCAGCTCAACGAAGACCTGCGCCTGCACCTCCTGCTCAACACGTCGGTGACCTGCAACGACGGCAGCCCGGCCGG CTACTACCTGAAGGAATCCAAGGGCAGTCGGCGTTGGCTACTCTTTCTGGAAG GAGGCTGGTACTGCTTCAACCGGGAGAACTGCGACTCCCGATATGACACCATGCGGCGCCTCATGAGCTCCAAGGACTGGCCCCGCACTCGCACAG GCACGGGGATCCTGTCCTCCCAGCCAGAGGAGAACCCCCACTGGTGGAACGCCAACATGGT CGCGGGGGGCACAGGGGTGCTGCTGAACGTGGACCGTGTGGCCGAGCAGCTGGAGGAGCTGGGCTATCCAGCCATCCAGGTGCGGGGCCTGGCTGACTCCGGCTGGTTCCTGGATAACAAGCAGTACCGCCGCACAGACTGCATCGACACCATCACCTGCGCACCCACGGAAGCCATCCGCCGGGGCATCAG GTACTGGAATGGGGTGGTCCCGGAGCGCTGTCGGCGCCAGTTCAAGGAGGGCGAGGAATGGAACTGCTTCTTTGGCTACAAAGTCTACCCAACTCTGCGCT GCCCGGTGTTCGTGGTACAGTGGCTGTTTGACGAGGCCCAGCTGACTGTGGACAATGTGCACCTCACGGGGCAGCCGGTGCAGGAGGGCCAATGGCTGTACATCCAGAACCTGGGCCGTGAGCTGCGGAACACACTCAAGGACGTGCC GGCCAGCTTTGCCCCCGCCTGCCTCTCCCACGAGATCATCATCCGAAG CCACTGGACAGACGTCCAGGTGAAGGGGACCTCGCTGCCCCGGGCGCTGCACTGCTGGGACCGAAGCCTCCACGACAGCCACAAGGCCAGCAAAGCCCCCCTGAAGGGCTGCCCCATCCACCTGGTGGACAGCTGCCCCTGGCCCCACTGCAACCCCTCATGCCCCACCATCCGGGACCAATTCACGGGGCAGGAGATGAATGTGGCCCAGTTCCTGATGCACATGGGCTTCGACGTGCAGACGGTGGCACAGCAGCAGGGCCTGGAGCCCAGTAAACTGCTGGGGATGCTGAGCAGCGGGAGCTAg
- the PYCR1 gene encoding pyrroline-5-carboxylate reductase 1, mitochondrial isoform X1 produces MSVGFIGAGQLAFALAKGFTAAGVVAAHKIMASSPDMDLATVSALRKMGVNLTPHNKETVQHSDVLFLAVKPHIIPFILDEISADIEARHIVVSCAAGVTISSIEKKLTAFQPAPKVIRCMTNTPVVVREGATVYATGTHAQVEDGRLLEQLMSSVGFCTEVEEDLIDAVTGLSGSGPAYAFTALDALADGGVKMGLPRRLAVRLGAQALLGAAKMLLDSEQHPGQLKDNVCSPGGATIHALHVLESGGFRSLLINAVEASCTRTRELQSMADQEKVSPAAIKKTILDKVKLDSPPGASLAPSGHSKLLPRSMAPAGKKD; encoded by the exons ATGAGCGTGGGCTTCATCGGGGCTGGCCAGTTGGCCTTTGCCCTGGCCAAGGGCTTCACAGCAGCAG GTGTTGTGGCTGCCCACAAGATAATGGCCAGTTCCCCAGACATGGACCTGGCCACTGTTTCTGCCCTCAGG AAGATGGGGGTGAACCTCACGCCCCACAACAAGGAGACCGTGCAGCACAGTGACGTACTCTTCCTGGCCGTGAAGCCACACATCATCCCCTTCATCCTGGATGAGATTTCTGCTGACATTGAGGCTCGGCACATCGTGGTGTCCTGCGCAGCCGGCGTCACCATCAGCTCCATCGAGAAG AAGCTGACGGCATTCCAGCCAGCTCCCAAAGTCATCCGCTGCATGACCAACACGCCGGTCGTGGTGCGGGAAGGGGCCACGGTGTATGCAACAGGCACCCACGCTCAGGTGGAGGACGGCAGGCTCCTGGAGCAGCTCATGAGCAGCGTGGGCTTCTGCACGGAGGTGGAGGAGGACCTGATTGATGCTGTCACAGGGCTCAGCGGCAGTGGCCCAGCCTAT GCATTCACAGCCCTGGACGCATTGGCTGATGGAGGTGTGAAGATGGGACTTCCAAGACGCCTGGCAGTCCGCCTTGGGGCCCAGGCTCTGCTG GGGGCTGCCAAGATGCTACTGGACTCTGAACAGCACCCAGGCCAACTCAAGGACAACGTCTGCTCACCAGGCGGGGCCACCATCCATGCCTTACATGTGCTGGAGAGCGGGGGCTTTCGCTCTCTGCTCATCAATGCCGTGGAGGCCTCCTGCACCCGCACACG agagctgcagtccatggccgACCAGGAGAAGGTCTCACCAGCTGCCATCAAGAAAACCATCCTGGACAAGGTGAAACTGGACTCCCCTCCCGGTGCCTCGCTGGCCCCTTCTGGCCACTCCAAGCTGCTGCCCCGCAGTATGGCCCCAGCAGGCAAGAAGGACTGA